In a genomic window of Scomber japonicus isolate fScoJap1 chromosome 17, fScoJap1.pri, whole genome shotgun sequence:
- the si:ch211-241j12.3 gene encoding uncharacterized protein si:ch211-241j12.3 translates to MTNFKTPIVLDTGSGLMKAGFADQDLPNIIFPTIIGQPKYEEIMNGNIERETYIGHEAQHMRGVLTLKHPIKNGVIRNWDDMERIWHHTFQQLCVEPEDHPVLLTEAAMNPLENRQRMVEIMFESFCVPFTYVAMQAVLALYAAGRCTGVVFDSGDGVSHSVPVFEGYCLPHAVQRFPLAGLDVTMHLKRLLQDQGVSMRTTAEMEIVREMKERCCCVAPDYTAELSEGGPSCREMHYTMPDGQIVTLSTERFRAPEILFKPELIGRDHYGMHESVFKSILSSDIDLRRCFLGNIVLSGGNTLLAGLPDRLQAEIRSMVQVDMRESVRVTSPKDRDFSVWSGGAVLANLPTFSSAWIGQEEYEEFGPQIVFRKCF, encoded by the exons atgACAAATTTTAAGACCCCCATAGTCCTGGACACAGGGTCCGGTCTGATGAAAGCAGGATTCGCAGATCAAGACCTCCCAAACATTATATTCCCAACAATTATCGGGCAGCCAAAATATGAG GAAATAATGAACGGTAACATTGAGAGGGAGACCTACATTGGTCATGAAGCCCAACACATGAGAGGGGTCCTGACTCTGAAGCATCCCATAAAGAACGGGGTCATTCGTAACTGGGATGATATGGAAAGG ATTTGGCATCACACATTCCAGCAGCTGTGCGTGGAGCCAGAGGATCACCCCGTGCTCCTGACGGAGGCTGCCATGAACCCCCTGGAGAACCGGCAGCGCATGGTGGAGATCATGTTTGAGAGTTTCTGCGTTCCCTTCACCTACGTGGCCATGCAGGCGGTGCTGGCTCTCTACGCAGCAGGAAGATGCACTG GTGTGGTGTTTGACTCTGGAGATGGAGTGAGCCACAGTGTGCCTGTGTTTGAGGGATACTGTCTACCTCATGCAGTGCAGCGCTTCCCTCTGGCTGGACTAGATGTTACCATGCATCTGAAAAGG CTGCTGCAGGATCAGGGAGTGTCCATGCGCACCACAGCAGAGATGGAGATAGTgagggagatgaaggagaggTGCTGCTGCGTGGCTCCAGACTACACAGCTGAGCTGAGTGAGGGGGGGCCGTCCTGCAGGGAGATGCATTACACCATGCCAGACGGACAGATCGTCACCCTCAGCACAGAGCGCTTCAG GGCTCCTGAGATTCTGTTTAAACCCGAGCTGATTGGACGGGACCACTACGGGATGCACGAGAGCGTCTTCAAGTCAATCCTCAGCTCAGACATTGACCTGAGGCGCTGCTTCCTGGGAAACATCGTGCTCTCAG GCGGGAACACTCTGCTTGCCGGCCTGCCAGACCGACTCCAGGCTGAAATCAGAAGTATGGTGCAGGTGGACATGAGGGAGAGCGTCCGCGTCACCAGCCCCAAAGACAGAGACTTCTCAGTGTGGAGCGGCGGAGCAGTGCTGGCTAACCTGCCCACCTTCAGCTCGGCGTGGATCGGTCAGGAAGAGTACGAGGAGTTCGGACCGCAGATCGTCTTCAGGAAATGCTTCTGA